A region from the Falco rusticolus isolate bFalRus1 chromosome 4, bFalRus1.pri, whole genome shotgun sequence genome encodes:
- the CPSF4 gene encoding cleavage and polyadenylation specificity factor subunit 4 isoform X3 translates to MQELIASVDHIKFDLEVAVEQQLGAQPLPFPGMDKSGAAVCEFFLKAACGKGGMCPFRHISGEKTVVCKHWLRGLCKKGDQCEFLHEYDMTKMPECYFYSKFGECSNKECPFLHIDPESKIKDCPWYDRGFCKHGPLCRHRHTRRVICVNYLVGFCPEGPTCKFMQGHPKSLESCSLKITTLGTEDRGHWSRSPATSVVKKVIMPTDAPKDIWPFSVDSERAERRVQGSY, encoded by the exons ATGCAGGAGCTCATCGCCAGCGTGGACCACATCAAGTTCGACCTGGAGgtggctgtggagcagcagctgggggcgCAGCCGCTGCCCTTCCCCGGCATGGACA AGTCGGGTGCAGCGgtctgtgaattttttttaaaagcgGCCTGTGGAAAAg GAGGCATGTGCCCATTCCGACACATCAGCGGGGAAAAGACAGTTGTTTGCAAACACTGGCTACGAGGACTGTGCAAAAAGGGAGACCAGTGCGAGTTTCTGCACGAGTATGACATGACCAAGATGCCTGAGTGTTACTTCTACTCCAAATTTG GGGAATGCAGTAACAAAGAATGTCCGTTCTTGCACATTGACCCGGAGTCTAAGATCAAAGACTGTCCCTGGTATGACAGAGGCTTCTGTAAACATG GTCCCCTCTGCAGACATCGGCACACTCGAAGAGTCATTTGTGTGAATTACCTAGTAGGATTCTGTCCAGAGGGGCCTACCTGTAAATTCATGCA AGGACACCCCAAGTCATTGGAGTCATGCAGTCTCAAAATAACAACACTGGGAACAGAGGACCGCGGCCATTGGAGCAGGTCACCTGCTACAAG tgtGGTGAAAAAGGTCATTATGCCAACAGATGCACCAAAGGACATCTGGCCTTTCTCAGTGGACAGTGAAAGAGCAGAACGAAGAGTGCAAGGGAGCTATTAA
- the CPSF4 gene encoding cleavage and polyadenylation specificity factor subunit 4 isoform X2, with translation MQELIASVDHIKFDLEVAVEQQLGAQPLPFPGMDKSGAAVCEFFLKAACGKGGMCPFRHISGEKTVVCKHWLRGLCKKGDQCEFLHEYDMTKMPECYFYSKFGECSNKECPFLHIDPESKIKDCPWYDRGFCKHGPLCRHRHTRRVICVNYLVGFCPEGPTCKFMHPRFELPMGTTEQPPLPQPTQTQQKRTPQVIGVMQSQNNNTGNRGPRPLEQVTCYKCGEKGHYANRCTKGHLAFLSGQ, from the exons ATGCAGGAGCTCATCGCCAGCGTGGACCACATCAAGTTCGACCTGGAGgtggctgtggagcagcagctgggggcgCAGCCGCTGCCCTTCCCCGGCATGGACA AGTCGGGTGCAGCGgtctgtgaattttttttaaaagcgGCCTGTGGAAAAg GAGGCATGTGCCCATTCCGACACATCAGCGGGGAAAAGACAGTTGTTTGCAAACACTGGCTACGAGGACTGTGCAAAAAGGGAGACCAGTGCGAGTTTCTGCACGAGTATGACATGACCAAGATGCCTGAGTGTTACTTCTACTCCAAATTTG GGGAATGCAGTAACAAAGAATGTCCGTTCTTGCACATTGACCCGGAGTCTAAGATCAAAGACTGTCCCTGGTATGACAGAGGCTTCTGTAAACATG GTCCCCTCTGCAGACATCGGCACACTCGAAGAGTCATTTGTGTGAATTACCTAGTAGGATTCTGTCCAGAGGGGCCTACCTGTAAATTCATGCA CCCTCGATTTGAACTGCCAATGGGAACCACAGAGCAACCACCACTGCCTCAACCGacacaaacacaacaaaag AGGACACCCCAAGTCATTGGAGTCATGCAGTCTCAAAATAACAACACTGGGAACAGAGGACCGCGGCCATTGGAGCAGGTCACCTGCTACAAG tgtGGTGAAAAAGGTCATTATGCCAACAGATGCACCAAAGGACATCTGGCCTTTCTCAGTGGACAGTGA
- the CPSF4 gene encoding cleavage and polyadenylation specificity factor subunit 4 isoform X1 codes for MQELIASVDHIKFDLEVAVEQQLGAQPLPFPGMDKSGAAVCEFFLKAACGKGGMCPFRHISGEKTVVCKHWLRGLCKKGDQCEFLHEYDMTKMPECYFYSKFGECSNKECPFLHIDPESKIKDCPWYDRGFCKHGPLCRHRHTRRVICVNYLVGFCPEGPTCKFMHPRFELPMGTTEQPPLPQPTQTQQKNSSNQQRTPQVIGVMQSQNNNTGNRGPRPLEQVTCYKCGEKGHYANRCTKGHLAFLSGQ; via the exons ATGCAGGAGCTCATCGCCAGCGTGGACCACATCAAGTTCGACCTGGAGgtggctgtggagcagcagctgggggcgCAGCCGCTGCCCTTCCCCGGCATGGACA AGTCGGGTGCAGCGgtctgtgaattttttttaaaagcgGCCTGTGGAAAAg GAGGCATGTGCCCATTCCGACACATCAGCGGGGAAAAGACAGTTGTTTGCAAACACTGGCTACGAGGACTGTGCAAAAAGGGAGACCAGTGCGAGTTTCTGCACGAGTATGACATGACCAAGATGCCTGAGTGTTACTTCTACTCCAAATTTG GGGAATGCAGTAACAAAGAATGTCCGTTCTTGCACATTGACCCGGAGTCTAAGATCAAAGACTGTCCCTGGTATGACAGAGGCTTCTGTAAACATG GTCCCCTCTGCAGACATCGGCACACTCGAAGAGTCATTTGTGTGAATTACCTAGTAGGATTCTGTCCAGAGGGGCCTACCTGTAAATTCATGCA CCCTCGATTTGAACTGCCAATGGGAACCACAGAGCAACCACCACTGCCTCAACCGacacaaacacaacaaaag AACTCTTCTAACCAACAGAGGACACCCCAAGTCATTGGAGTCATGCAGTCTCAAAATAACAACACTGGGAACAGAGGACCGCGGCCATTGGAGCAGGTCACCTGCTACAAG tgtGGTGAAAAAGGTCATTATGCCAACAGATGCACCAAAGGACATCTGGCCTTTCTCAGTGGACAGTGA